The region aatgcagacataaataaatgaatgcaataaatgaaacattaaaagcaaccaaaccctatcctaaagagcactaggagtgactcgcttagggaagatggaccagcaagaggtcaacttctctatgtccccagcagagtcgccagctgtcgcattacgcgaaaaaccggcgggaaaacgaaacaacagagccgccaccgtgcgttatttatcccaaaggagggaaaggaaacgctcgaagtaaacctggaaaggacatggtctcgcgaccagagattgataggatcgggagtcggttatgcgaagagaaggtattagcacccctacgcatccgtcgtactcgacgggatccacgctcagaaagaatagaagaaaggttgctaaaaatACTGCTCAAACACCGCACACACGCTGGAATCATACAtagatgaaagacggaagaagaggactcggcaggatatcgcatcctgggcctacgtagtctgtcagacacagacgtcagagttaacgtagttcggggacaggggaaacgtgctcgctaggatgtctcatcctatgcatacgtatcttctctaaccagagaagaatcagagcactcgtagctcggctaacgcatgccaacaaaacacaaacaggaaaccgactgccaatcgctggacttacgtcagactccacacaaataggcaaacatggaaaccgaaggccaatcgctggacttacatcagactccgaaccaacaaacacacacaggaaacgaactgccaatcgctggacttacgtcagactccaacaagcaaacaagacacaggaaaccgactgccaatcgctgggcttatgtcagactccaaacacacacaaagggttgaaaaagaaaaagggcacccggagaatcaaatgtgtgacacaaattggacaatcaaatgtgtgacacaaattgtcacaccaagttaacacaagcataaaacagaaatggatcatgggaaaaatgtcaaaccagAACCAAAATATTCATCAATGTGTCAAGAAgctacacacaaaatttcaaagccattgggtcatttttgagcattttataataagataagcaaggcaaggtcacacatGCATATGTATCCAATCATCCTAGAACAAAACATTTTTCCAGCCAGACACAACTTGTAAattcatgctcataaaaaactagacagaataaggagcattttgcaaaaaattggggTCAAATCGGTGcattttcctatttgttgtgatttttctaagtttgGGAAAAATTTGAAGTTAAAACATGAACCAAAGCATGAAAATGGAGGGAATATGTAAAAAATGATGAAGCGTTTGAAAATCTCGctcggccaggatcgaacctggcGCGAATTTGAATTTGAGCGCGCAAGCTAAAACGACAGCGTTTAACTAAAGCCCTAGCGCTGGAAACAATTCCCAGAATCGTAGCTAATCCTATGAAGAAACCGTAGCAAATTCCAAGCAGATTCATAGCAAACCTGGAAACGCATGAAGTTCATCTTCTTCAGGATGAACTTCAAGAACAAATTCCCAGCAAATCCAAAAACGGTCAAGAAATCAACAAAACTAACACCAAACGAATCATCATTCCATGTACATTCAAGATCAACAATCAATTTACACTAAAACACCATACATCATCCAAATCGAAGGAAAGAAAAATTTACATCAAAACTTGAATCATGCATAACTTCATGTATAGTGCGCcatttcactcaaatttcatACCAGAATCATCACCAATGAAAGATATACACAAATATCATAATGAACTTCAAAATAATTGAGATCGAAAATCCACCTCTTGAAGATCAGAACCTTTGAATCGCGCTATCCAAGGCTTGTGATGATCCAAAGCTCCTCTATGATGCTTGCGTAGGTGATTGATGGAAGGAATGAAGCTCAAACGCACGTGAATCTGGCAGATTTTGCAaactccatggatgcttcaagctttgagtaTGGACAAATATGGCACGATTTCTTCCAATTCCACGTTCAATCTTGCTCAACAATGCTTCCTGATCATGAATCCATCACTAGAAATggctcttgtgtgaagaattgcaaaatatttttgagaggaaaatttggatgatttttgaatctagatctgaaaatgaatgttaatcatgaaaacagttgtgtttaaccttatatatgccatgctaatcataCTGAAATCATGTTTAAGCCTAAGCTAAGTGAGATTAAcaacttatgaggtgtatgtgcaaaatggtattttcacccccatgcatgaaaagccacgtgaacagtacccaaTTCTGATCCAAAATCACTTAAAACAAGCCCATGCAAGCTTTTGAATTGGTTTTTTTATGCCcatgatcaaccaaaatgattttagaaattttccttcacaaaacttcatgagtgagcacatgattATGCAAAAGAATTTCATGCCATGGAATGAGATAtttggaaactacaagtcatgatgaacaaaatgcaaaaagaaccactcattttggagctttggttcaaaagttatgcccacTTGAAGTTTTAAGCACACTTTGtcatgatttgatcatatctcctcaaccacacattagaaattcatgatcttcgactttttggaaatgggagagaaagatattcaactttcatgttggacaaaatttcatttgaagccttcttgatgatgtaaacttgagttgaagttgctctaagacctttccatttttggaaatttcaaattataggtcacttgctattttgggaaattcttgacctgacttcaaattcttcaatgtgagtgtttgaaatgtcaaatgaaacttgtttgaacatgaatgaagtatctctgatcacttcccacctccaaatccacagttgactttgtagttgacttctgttgactttcatgggcctcagatgatttgcacatgcactgatgagttctgagccttcaacacttggccaagctacttcaaaatgatccttgggtcatgtaagctcaatggaaccaccctaggtctttgatctcatggaaaatgctcttgttgccttgcacagatgaatctcctgaccagtcttgactgatgagatgtaacatgctatgcaatgctaatgcaatcctaatgacctacaaatgaaatgtatatacaaatgggaggtgcaaatttgaggtgctacagttaacaagagtcggatttatgatgaggatagtagggagagtgcttctttctacaagagtttgaaggggaaaaaccaagatcatgggaaaccgtatgatgacaagaggagacaatctggttttggcaagaagccaggtgggggaggatcttctactccacttaagtgtttcaaatgtggcgttgaaggtcatcgtgttgttgattgtagtaaggattctgtgacgtgtttcaattgtggcaagagtggtcacagagcaaaccagtgtggagttggttcgagtgtgacttgttacaattgcggtgagaaaggtcacattagtaccaaatgtgataagccaaagaaggagcaagcgaagggaaaggtgtttgcattgtctggtgcggaggccactaccgatgataggctaatccaaggtacgtgctttattaatggtacacctttgactgccattattgatatcggtgcaacacattctttcatttttttggattgtgctaagagacTGAATATTATATTATCTGATATACgtagaagtatggttattgatacacctgctatgggttctgtttccacttcctatgtgtgtctgaagtgtccgttgagtatctttggtagggattttggaattgatttagtttgtcttcctttagagcaacttgatatgattttgggtatgaattggttagaatttaatcaggtgtatatcaactgtttcgagagGACAGTTATTTTTCCTGAagttggtgctaaggaagattggtttgtgtctgctaagcaagttgatgaatcggtgcaagatggtgccgagttgtttatgttgttggcaactttggatattcgtgagaagaggacgattgaagaattgccaatagtttgtgagtttgcggaggtatttccggaagatataagtgatttaccgccggaacgtgaggttgagttttcgattgatttagt is a window of Lathyrus oleraceus cultivar Zhongwan6 chromosome 6, CAAS_Psat_ZW6_1.0, whole genome shotgun sequence DNA encoding:
- the LOC127094851 gene encoding uncharacterized protein LOC127094851 produces the protein MALCFKCGVEGHRVVDCSKDSVTCFNCGKSGHRANQCGVGSSVTCYNCGEKGHISTKCDKPKKEQAKGKVFALSGAEATTDDRLIQGTCFINGTPLTAIIDIGATHSFIFLDCAKRLNIILSDIRRSMVIDTPAMGSVSTSYVCLKCPLSIFGRDFGIDLVCLPLEQLDMILGMNWLEFNQVYINCFERTVIFPEVGAKEDWFVSAKQVDESVQDGAELFMLLATLDIREKRTIEELPIVCEFAEVFPEDISDLPPEREVEFSIDLVPGTSPVSMAPYRMYASELKELKSQLEDLLEKRFIRPSVSP